A single Vulcanisaeta distributa DSM 14429 DNA region contains:
- a CDS encoding glycoside hydrolase family 57 protein — MTNKIIYPLILLPIVAALLMVPITYAQSSCSYVVSFNVTPASGSAYITVAITGVPEGHEVYLRWGIEPYPQGPWSSVTDTLMTWNGTSYVVTIGPFQPGTWVAWVFHDVTTNTWINYQCVPFWNWNVDVNPPNQGYTWAYVYPNGSILITVLGRAPDNILLWYGLTSGPGNVPWYTTSGAPGAMNATMTFNPLWGNYSVMIGPFQPGQWIQWVYWDTTTNTWLHCSANLISGTVICTPNGNFAIQDVYSPLIFINATYSKYVYLVGQNATVYVLFENEFGKPITVNMTLTANSEEFNYYDVTIMPGYYTVALNFTVNMPQGIYTPMLTVYSLGTVLTQASLPSLYVLNTTGKPPLSLVIVWNMHQPLYIEPNGTWEQAWVLLHTCHDFLWNGTWVGAYELQAILLNEYNVSVTIDFTPVLLYQWETILTEGAFPYSPVWSSPSILNVNMTQCLEAINYTISLYRELAQEGKIEILAVPFYHPLQAIIYDNGWQSDLLAQILMGEEMTEDVFGVKATGAWTPEMAFNMGLVHLYNETGIEFTILDAQAFLPYATVVSGTPSPYGPIIVEDSTGEQIIVLFRDTDLSNAFSFAYFRQPPQVTARELIHYLARIYMQSPGAVVVVALDGENPLIFNPTTGPADLQAIYQVLSEYQGTWFVTQTASEAIATHKPIAVLTNLPESSWALNLNNWNNGYPGKIEIWRSVALAREYLVAFTKAVGMPISPVVPLPFNTTPNSTNPIYTLWNYLYIAEGSDWTWQTGPPNYGPVWFQEQALTYTSAIINAIENYLSEIRLVKYVVENNAVVLQIYNGLNYTLYVTLVVSNGTYTIAKPVVLKPHHITTIPIIGIENATTAQLYSPVTEYELGDHPILINQYGFPLATFTLSPGNSQAISAMQGESSELITSLIAFLLSASVIMIIILIQKGPFR, encoded by the coding sequence ATGACAAATAAAATAATATACCCGTTAATTCTTTTACCAATAGTAGCAGCACTACTTATGGTACCCATAACCTATGCCCAAAGCTCATGCTCATATGTAGTATCCTTTAACGTAACACCAGCGTCAGGCTCCGCGTACATAACCGTGGCGATAACGGGAGTACCAGAGGGCCACGAGGTTTACTTACGCTGGGGTATTGAACCATACCCACAGGGGCCTTGGTCAAGCGTCACTGATACCTTAATGACTTGGAATGGAACCAGCTACGTAGTTACGATTGGGCCTTTCCAACCAGGTACTTGGGTTGCCTGGGTATTCCATGATGTAACCACGAACACTTGGATTAACTATCAATGTGTACCCTTCTGGAACTGGAATGTTGACGTTAATCCACCGAACCAAGGATATACATGGGCCTACGTTTATCCAAACGGTTCAATATTAATAACCGTACTTGGTAGGGCGCCGGATAACATACTCCTCTGGTATGGCCTAACCTCAGGCCCTGGAAATGTTCCTTGGTACACCACGAGTGGTGCGCCTGGCGCCATGAATGCGACAATGACATTCAACCCACTCTGGGGTAATTACTCAGTTATGATAGGGCCATTCCAGCCGGGACAGTGGATCCAGTGGGTCTACTGGGATACAACGACTAACACCTGGCTTCACTGCTCAGCCAACCTAATAAGCGGTACGGTAATCTGCACACCCAACGGGAACTTCGCAATACAGGACGTGTACTCACCGTTGATATTCATAAATGCGACGTATAGTAAGTATGTTTACTTAGTTGGTCAGAATGCCACTGTCTACGTTCTTTTCGAGAACGAATTTGGCAAGCCTATTACTGTTAATATGACACTCACGGCAAATAGTGAGGAGTTTAATTACTACGATGTAACAATAATGCCAGGCTACTACACGGTGGCGCTGAACTTCACTGTAAATATGCCGCAGGGCATATATACGCCAATGCTCACGGTGTATAGTTTAGGCACGGTATTAACCCAAGCCTCATTGCCAAGCCTCTACGTACTCAATACAACGGGCAAGCCACCGCTCAGCCTAGTCATTGTATGGAACATGCATCAACCACTTTACATAGAGCCAAACGGGACGTGGGAACAAGCCTGGGTCTTGCTTCACACGTGTCATGACTTCCTATGGAATGGGACGTGGGTTGGTGCCTACGAATTGCAAGCCATCTTACTCAATGAGTATAACGTGAGTGTTACCATAGACTTCACACCAGTACTTCTATATCAGTGGGAGACAATACTGACCGAGGGCGCATTCCCATACTCACCTGTTTGGTCAAGCCCATCAATACTCAATGTAAACATGACACAGTGTCTCGAAGCCATAAACTATACAATCAGCCTATATAGGGAGCTCGCCCAGGAGGGTAAGATCGAGATACTCGCCGTGCCATTTTACCACCCACTGCAGGCAATAATTTATGACAATGGCTGGCAGAGTGACTTACTAGCTCAAATACTCATGGGTGAGGAAATGACCGAGGATGTATTCGGCGTTAAGGCAACTGGTGCCTGGACACCCGAGATGGCATTTAACATGGGCTTAGTTCACCTATATAATGAGACCGGCATTGAATTCACAATACTCGATGCCCAGGCGTTCCTGCCCTACGCAACCGTGGTTAGCGGTACTCCATCGCCCTACGGGCCTATAATCGTTGAGGATTCAACTGGTGAGCAAATAATAGTGTTATTTAGGGATACAGACCTCTCCAACGCATTCTCCTTCGCGTACTTCAGACAACCTCCACAGGTAACCGCTAGGGAGTTAATTCATTACCTAGCCAGGATATACATGCAGAGCCCGGGCGCCGTAGTCGTCGTGGCACTAGATGGCGAGAACCCACTAATTTTTAACCCAACCACGGGTCCCGCTGATTTACAGGCTATTTACCAAGTACTCTCTGAGTACCAGGGCACCTGGTTCGTAACACAGACGGCCAGCGAGGCCATCGCAACTCATAAACCCATAGCCGTGCTAACGAACCTACCGGAGTCCTCATGGGCCCTAAACCTAAACAACTGGAACAATGGTTACCCAGGTAAGATCGAAATTTGGCGCTCAGTTGCCTTGGCTAGGGAGTACCTTGTGGCGTTTACGAAGGCCGTGGGCATGCCAATATCACCCGTGGTACCACTACCCTTCAACACAACTCCAAACTCGACAAACCCAATATACACGCTGTGGAACTACCTATACATTGCTGAGGGTAGTGACTGGACCTGGCAAACAGGACCTCCAAATTATGGCCCAGTGTGGTTCCAGGAGCAGGCATTAACGTACACGAGCGCCATAATTAACGCCATAGAGAATTATTTGTCTGAGATTAGGCTTGTTAAGTACGTGGTTGAGAATAACGCCGTAGTACTACAGATATACAACGGCCTGAACTACACATTGTATGTAACGCTAGTGGTGAGTAATGGCACGTATACGATTGCCAAGCCCGTAGTGTTGAAGCCTCACCACATAACAACAATACCCATTATAGGCATTGAAAATGCAACAACGGCTCAATTATACTCGCCGGTTACTGAGTACGAGCTTGGCGATCACCCAATACTGATTAATCAATACGGATTCCCACTGGCTACGTTTACCCTCAGCCCAGGCAATTCGCAGGCGATATCGGCGATGCAGGGAGAATCTAGTGAATTGATAACAAGCCTAATAGCATTTTTACTTAGTGCATCAGTCATAATGATAATCATACTGATTCAGAAGGGCCCATTTAGATAA
- a CDS encoding sugar ABC transporter permease translates to MSNRYSLRNKVINWVRLGISYIILTVTAIIAVFPIYYIIITSVNPIPTLASITLRSLLPENPSLEAYYYILFKEPFLLWLRNSLILAAGTIAITVIVAFITGAALSRFNVPGKTTLMVTIYVMTFFPFAATALPLYLMFASLGMLRGWATYVGLILAYSGGTSIFSSYLVKVFLDRIPKDYEEAALIDGLTRPGAFFRILLPMAKPIIAFVALLAFMGAYTDYALAYAFIAKGSMWTLTLGMYYLAFVNRATLYNVLAAFSVLMGIPIFAIFMAFQKYLVQIYAMGGVKA, encoded by the coding sequence ATGAGTAATAGGTATAGCCTAAGGAACAAGGTAATTAATTGGGTTAGGCTTGGTATATCGTATATAATACTTACCGTTACAGCCATCATAGCCGTATTCCCAATCTACTACATAATAATCACTTCCGTGAATCCAATACCAACATTGGCCTCAATAACCCTACGCTCACTCCTGCCCGAGAACCCATCCCTAGAGGCCTATTACTACATATTATTTAAGGAACCATTCCTATTATGGTTAAGGAATAGCCTGATACTCGCGGCAGGTACGATAGCGATCACGGTTATTGTAGCCTTCATAACGGGGGCTGCCCTATCTAGGTTTAATGTACCTGGGAAGACCACGTTGATGGTGACCATATACGTGATGACGTTCTTCCCATTCGCAGCGACGGCACTGCCCCTATACTTAATGTTCGCATCATTGGGTATGCTTAGAGGGTGGGCTACATACGTAGGTTTAATACTAGCCTATTCAGGTGGCACATCAATATTTAGTTCATACCTAGTTAAGGTGTTTCTTGATAGGATACCTAAGGATTATGAGGAGGCCGCGTTGATCGATGGGTTAACTAGGCCTGGGGCGTTCTTCAGAATTCTTTTACCAATGGCTAAGCCAATAATTGCGTTTGTCGCGCTCTTGGCATTCATGGGAGCCTATACGGATTATGCACTGGCATACGCATTCATAGCAAAGGGTAGCATGTGGACCTTAACCCTGGGTATGTACTATCTAGCCTTCGTGAATAGGGCAACACTGTATAATGTGCTTGCTGCGTTCTCCGTGCTCATGGGAATACCAATATTTGCAATATTCATGGCATTCCAGAAGTACCTGGTACAGATATATGCAATGGGTGGTGTTAAGGCATAG
- a CDS encoding carbohydrate ABC transporter permease, whose protein sequence is MDPLQKLDRIFIQYLYLLPIIAIALFLFLYPVAYAVYISFTNFDLYHLFHYTFIGLRIYQEILTSDTFYTLLLNTVIWTVGSLVPMVVTGFILALILNQKDIKGRDVFFTLLLVPWAFPAYISLVIWSGMWNYEYGIVNKFLGLFGIPPINWLTFTNTAWAALILTNLWLSFPYYTAVFLSSLQSIPSELYDIAVVDGANAWHRFRYITLPLMRSAIAFVSVGGFVFTWNNFYPIYILTGGGPGISTDILIVYTYQEAFSYGYYNIAAAYSVISTIILTIMAILMLRVGRVLEVIT, encoded by the coding sequence ATGGACCCTCTTCAAAAGTTAGACCGTATCTTTATCCAATACCTTTACCTTCTTCCCATCATTGCCATTGCATTATTCCTATTTCTATACCCGGTGGCCTATGCCGTGTATATATCATTTACAAACTTTGATCTTTATCACTTATTTCATTATACATTTATTGGGTTAAGGATATATCAAGAAATATTAACTAGCGATACTTTTTATACATTATTACTGAACACGGTGATTTGGACAGTGGGTAGTCTAGTCCCGATGGTTGTTACTGGTTTCATCCTTGCCTTAATACTTAATCAGAAGGATATTAAGGGTAGGGATGTATTTTTTACGTTACTTTTAGTTCCTTGGGCATTTCCAGCATACATATCATTAGTGATTTGGTCTGGGATGTGGAATTATGAGTATGGAATCGTCAATAAATTCCTCGGCTTATTTGGCATCCCACCAATCAACTGGTTAACATTCACGAATACCGCCTGGGCGGCATTAATATTAACGAACCTGTGGTTATCATTCCCATATTATACGGCGGTCTTCCTATCAAGTCTGCAGAGCATACCGAGTGAGTTATATGATATTGCCGTGGTTGATGGCGCCAATGCCTGGCATAGGTTTAGGTACATAACACTGCCCCTAATGAGGAGCGCCATAGCCTTCGTCAGCGTTGGTGGCTTCGTATTTACATGGAATAACTTCTACCCAATATACATATTGACGGGTGGTGGTCCGGGCATATCCACAGACATACTAATTGTTTATACGTACCAGGAGGCATTCTCATATGGCTATTATAACATTGCTGCGGCTTACTCCGTAATCTCGACAATAATACTGACAATAATGGCAATACTAATGCTCAGGGTTGGTAGGGTCCTTGAGGTGATAACATGA
- a CDS encoding extracellular solute-binding protein, whose protein sequence is MSKLGLSTGAIIGIVVAVIVIIAAVVAVVYLYKPSAPKPATPPGFVIPISDFTPQNVYSPSFAQTFCSKVGNVTITVWNTYSVSENQAFNASLASFEQLYPCIHVEVTYGVSIATSNFISAAKAGQAPIVYRDTSDDAGKLFAAGLLLNLSEYLPPSVFEQYLPTAAQNFYLNTPSAHGYYGLPDNINYIVMFYNKQYITSPPNTTDQLINMCLQVNSTYHVWCIAYGVGSEWGYRFAAWFAGFGGQIFGPNNMPQLNSSAMANALEFWYNLTYGLHINAPDMNPSLEGQLFTSGQAAIIFDGPWDLGTYFKALGCNLGAAPLPVVSQTGLHASPLIGSTGWVIASPQASGATPQQLEAALVFILYMTGPQADLNLWNYAHDIPANIQAYNQAVSQLKAGQLTPSCLNDIMEGIFAQAQYGQKFPNIPAMAYYWPAFHQYATAYFANQTTAQAAAQGMEQYMLQQMAQSSS, encoded by the coding sequence ATGAGTAAGCTTGGACTATCCACAGGGGCTATAATAGGCATAGTCGTTGCAGTGATAGTCATAATAGCGGCGGTCGTGGCCGTGGTTTACCTATACAAACCCTCCGCACCAAAACCAGCAACACCACCAGGCTTCGTAATACCAATAAGTGACTTCACACCACAAAATGTATACAGCCCCAGCTTTGCTCAAACGTTCTGTTCTAAGGTTGGTAACGTAACGATAACCGTGTGGAACACATACAGCGTTAGTGAGAATCAGGCATTTAATGCCTCATTGGCATCCTTTGAGCAGTTATATCCATGTATACATGTTGAGGTAACTTACGGTGTCAGCATTGCAACGAGCAACTTCATATCAGCCGCAAAGGCTGGGCAAGCGCCTATCGTCTATAGGGATACGAGTGATGATGCAGGAAAACTATTCGCAGCCGGACTACTACTAAACCTAAGTGAGTACCTGCCACCGTCAGTATTCGAGCAGTACCTACCAACGGCTGCGCAGAACTTCTACTTAAACACACCAAGCGCCCATGGTTATTACGGCTTACCCGACAACATAAATTACATAGTCATGTTCTACAATAAGCAATACATAACATCACCACCAAACACCACAGACCAATTGATCAACATGTGCCTGCAGGTCAATAGCACGTACCACGTGTGGTGCATTGCCTACGGTGTCGGCTCTGAGTGGGGTTATAGATTCGCCGCATGGTTCGCTGGCTTTGGCGGGCAAATATTCGGCCCCAACAACATGCCACAACTCAATTCAAGCGCTATGGCTAATGCCTTAGAATTCTGGTATAATCTAACATACGGCCTACACATAAATGCCCCAGACATGAACCCAAGCCTTGAGGGGCAGTTATTCACAAGTGGTCAAGCAGCCATAATATTTGATGGACCATGGGACTTGGGAACGTACTTCAAGGCACTTGGTTGTAACCTTGGTGCTGCACCATTACCCGTGGTTAGCCAGACAGGTCTACATGCAAGCCCACTGATAGGTAGTACTGGTTGGGTGATTGCATCGCCACAGGCAAGTGGCGCCACGCCTCAGCAGTTGGAGGCTGCATTGGTGTTCATACTGTACATGACTGGACCACAGGCAGACCTTAACCTATGGAATTATGCGCACGATATACCAGCCAATATACAGGCCTATAACCAGGCGGTTAGTCAGTTGAAGGCTGGGCAGTTAACGCCATCATGCCTCAACGACATTATGGAGGGCATATTCGCCCAGGCGCAGTACGGCCAGAAGTTCCCCAACATACCCGCAATGGCGTATTACTGGCCGGCATTCCACCAGTACGCAACTGCCTACTTCGCTAATCAGACGACCGCCCAGGCCGCTGCCCAAGGCATGGAACAGTACATGCTTCAGCAAATGGCTCAATCAAGCAGTTAA